A window from Aquiluna borgnonia encodes these proteins:
- the ribH gene encoding 6,7-dimethyl-8-ribityllumazine synthase → MSGLGAPELRSDGKGKKVVVIATSWHTQIMDGLIAGALRELEASGCQDFSLLRVPGAFELPLAAQRAAASADAVIALGVVIQGETPHFDYVCSAATDGLTRVQLDTSVPIGFGLLTVNNEAEALARAGLSGSKEDKGKEAVQAALSMVLPKI, encoded by the coding sequence GTGAGTGGTTTAGGAGCCCCGGAGCTGCGCTCCGACGGCAAGGGTAAAAAAGTTGTTGTAATTGCCACGAGTTGGCACACCCAAATCATGGATGGCCTCATCGCGGGAGCATTGCGAGAGCTTGAAGCAAGTGGTTGCCAAGACTTTTCGCTGCTTCGCGTCCCAGGAGCATTTGAGCTTCCACTTGCTGCCCAGCGAGCCGCAGCTTCTGCGGATGCTGTGATTGCCCTGGGCGTTGTGATTCAGGGTGAAACCCCTCACTTCGACTACGTTTGCTCAGCTGCGACGGACGGCCTAACCAGAGTTCAACTCGACACCTCAGTCCCAATCGGATTTGGGCTGCTGACGGTTAACAACGAGGCTGAAGCGCTTGCCAGGGCCGGGCTCAGTGGCTCCAAAGAGGACAAGGGTAAGGAAGCTGTACAAGCCGCCCTGTCCATGGTCCTGCCCAAAATCTAG
- the ribB gene encoding 3,4-dihydroxy-2-butanone-4-phosphate synthase has translation MSELSTIEEVLAALRAGKPVLVSDAEDRENEGDAIIAAEFATTEWLAWMIRYTSGYICAPMSNERANALDLPLMWVNSTDPHQTAYTVTVDAANRESTGISASERALTARVLADPASEPKSLLRPGHVVPLRARDGGVLERPGHTEAAVDLMKLAGLQPVAMMAEMVNDDGTMMRFGELLATAKRFELPMTTIAHLKDHLGKRQGQTPAPANRIRFEAEANVPTTHGDFRLRGYYDVETTADHVALISGNPTGAEVMVRLHSECITGEAFGSLKCECGPQLEAAMDEVAKNPAGGVVIYLRGQEGRGIGLLNKLKAYALQEKGYDTVDANLALGLPSEAREYGAAVAILKDLGITSVRLMTNNPAKSKYLIDAGIPVTETVPLVVGLAKENLGYLQAKRERMGHQIPANL, from the coding sequence ATGAGCGAACTTTCCACCATTGAAGAGGTCTTAGCAGCCCTCCGCGCCGGTAAACCGGTGCTGGTTTCGGATGCCGAAGATCGCGAGAACGAGGGCGATGCCATCATCGCAGCTGAGTTTGCCACTACCGAGTGGCTGGCCTGGATGATTCGCTACACCTCCGGCTACATTTGCGCCCCAATGAGCAATGAGCGGGCAAACGCTCTCGATCTACCTCTGATGTGGGTAAACAGCACCGATCCGCACCAAACTGCCTACACGGTCACGGTTGACGCAGCGAATAGAGAGTCCACTGGAATTAGTGCATCGGAGCGCGCTTTGACCGCCCGAGTGCTAGCTGATCCAGCTTCCGAACCCAAGTCTCTGCTTCGCCCAGGGCACGTAGTTCCGCTTCGGGCAAGGGATGGCGGGGTGCTCGAGCGCCCCGGTCACACCGAAGCTGCGGTTGACCTGATGAAGCTTGCCGGCCTTCAGCCGGTCGCCATGATGGCCGAGATGGTGAACGACGATGGAACAATGATGCGGTTTGGGGAATTATTAGCAACCGCTAAGAGGTTTGAACTACCTATGACTACCATCGCGCACTTAAAAGATCATCTGGGCAAGCGACAGGGACAAACCCCTGCCCCGGCAAACAGAATCAGGTTTGAGGCCGAGGCAAACGTCCCGACCACTCACGGAGACTTCCGCCTTCGCGGATACTACGACGTAGAGACCACTGCAGACCACGTGGCTCTAATCTCTGGCAACCCAACCGGTGCCGAGGTAATGGTCCGCCTGCACTCCGAGTGCATAACCGGAGAAGCCTTCGGTTCGCTGAAGTGCGAATGTGGTCCACAGCTAGAGGCTGCGATGGACGAGGTTGCCAAGAACCCAGCCGGCGGCGTGGTTATTTATCTTCGTGGCCAAGAGGGTCGCGGAATTGGACTTTTGAACAAGCTCAAGGCTTACGCGCTACAGGAAAAGGGTTACGACACCGTAGATGCCAACTTGGCACTGGGTCTGCCCTCTGAGGCCCGCGAGTACGGTGCAGCCGTTGCGATCCTGAAGGACCTGGGGATCACCAGCGTTCGACTGATGACCAACAACCCTGCCAAGAGCAAGTACCTAATCGATGCTGGTATCCCAGTCACCGAAACCGTTCCGCTGGTCGTAGGCCTAGCCAAGGAGAACCTGGGCTACCTGCAGGCAAAGCGCGAGCGCATGGGACACCAGATTCCCGCTAACCTGTAG
- a CDS encoding riboflavin synthase codes for MFTGIIEELGKVSGIEQQQDAIRLTISCSKVLSDLKRGDSISCSGTCLTAIEIDGTSFTADVMLETLRRSSLSEVQVGDVINLERAMNHDTRFGGHIVQGHVDGVGEFLSREKSDNWDWVKVSIPQDLMKYVVMKGSITIDGISLTVNEVGEDHIALSLIPETLEVTTLGYKKPGDKVNVEADVLAKHIERLMQAK; via the coding sequence ATGTTCACCGGAATCATCGAAGAACTTGGAAAAGTAAGCGGCATCGAGCAGCAGCAGGACGCCATCAGGCTCACCATCTCCTGCTCAAAGGTGCTATCGGACCTAAAGCGGGGCGATTCCATCAGCTGCTCTGGGACCTGCCTCACCGCCATTGAAATTGATGGCACCTCCTTCACCGCAGACGTGATGCTGGAAACCCTGAGGCGTTCCAGCCTGAGCGAAGTGCAGGTGGGTGATGTCATTAACCTCGAGCGGGCCATGAATCACGACACCCGCTTTGGAGGTCACATTGTCCAGGGACATGTTGACGGTGTCGGCGAATTTCTCTCTCGCGAGAAGAGTGATAACTGGGACTGGGTCAAGGTCAGCATTCCGCAGGACCTCATGAAATACGTGGTGATGAAGGGCTCAATCACCATCGATGGCATCTCGCTGACAGTCAACGAGGTGGGCGAGGACCACATCGCCCTGTCGCTGATCCCAGAGACCCTCGAGGTCACCACCCTCGGCTACAAGAAGCCCGGCGACAAGGTAAACGTCGAGGCAGATGTCCTTGCCAAGCACATCGAAAGGCTTATGCAGGCTAAATGA